Proteins encoded by one window of Flavobacterium sp. N502540:
- a CDS encoding non-ribosomal peptide synthetase, which translates to MVNLLNEIYENNITISLDGTDLKLGFKNDVIDEVLIKKIKENKQEIVSYLTKYSSVNKHNSIPKAEQQNSYEVSSSQLRLLSSVLIDTDEKGFNYAVPNSVYLKQDINVVNFKRAVYSTIERHESLRTVFRINEEGQIRQHILEKEEIDFSIEFFDFRNLDKGKEDVRAFVKEDVNEPFDMENGPLIRVYLFQLAESEFVFYCNIHHVISDSWSLEVLFKDIFAFYTSFELGLPHELPELNIQYKDYAVWQNEQLASGFFKNQEAYFKDTFSGELPIINFTNNKSRPAIKAVNGFALKSYLSKQTTAEFKKLCSDKKGSIFMGLLAVWNVLVYKYTNSRDIIIGTAVGGRDHADLKGQIGCYINSLPLRNQIDPEQTFSAFFDTVKENTLSALDCQFYPFDHLLKLINYNKNMSRSPLFDVMILLQNAIDNSPQFNVDDSQIDTIKQLGATSVLTDLDINFTEEGDYLCCHLVYDTDVFEAEFVTGLMTHFKQLLEKIVLQPNIPVQEIDYLSAEERKELVLDFNDITLAYAKEETLLSLFEKQVKRTPDGVALLTNENKFTYAALDKASDDLARYIHKHYQIKKGKLIGIQLDRNEWNIIAILAILKQGCAYVPIAPEMPNQVKEHIIADTQLELLITTASYRFDLEFYTGAAIEVDLGFDVSDCDSIAIEITPSDLAYVIYTSGSTGLPKGVMIEHGQIVNTILSQIDYFNLDEHKRGLQFAPFSFDASVWETFMILLSGGSLHMANEEQRKDANTLASFIKENKINIATLPPSYIALVDIDDLKTLEILITAGEAPDYEIIKPYFKYGTYYNAYGPTEASVCGTVFKMPESNTEAYRNIPIGKPISNAKIHILDHYNNLVPVGVVGEICIGGTGVARGYLNREELTKSKFIKNPFAEKGNLYRTGDLGKWTKEGNIIYEGRNDEQVKIRGYRIELSAIEQQLLTNEHILEAVVGAEEGYGGAKELVAYIVASETINSGNIRSFLSKILPEYMLPQKYVQLEQMPLTINGKIDKKALPAMHTNVMFDDNHTFVAATTFEEKLLVSIWEEVLKKEGIGIKDNFFTVGGDSIKSIQIVSKLKQHGFALKAGDIIANPKLEDLVPLLQKNDQILDQSEVTGEVVLAPIQEFFFSKVRSKIFNAPEYYNHTVLLQTEDQVDPQVLKACIDQLVQHHDVLRMKFPVENNIRKQYNKSSKEESYTIHFYDLREDDDYLTTIRNTGIALQSSFDLATGPLVRIGHFRLKDGDRIAFIIHHLVVDGVSWRILLQDFADLYANIKEGNQYKLPYKTSSYQTWAKELKAHAQELKTTEELSYWQEICMQRGTPLYTLSENEAYKLNCDTTTAMVLDKEATTLLQTSAHALLNTQIDDIILTCLGLAIKDTLHKDSVTIQMEGHGREEIIDTVDISRTVGYFTSFYPFVLNVSKNDALENLVKVKEDLLKIPNKGIGYSVLHFLNDDVDLSTTFDLEYNYLGDFGYDVSSENDSVFRYGRESMGGNSSAANYNNLGFSVVGMISLGELKMNIGYSSLLFEKETMDELSGAFKNHLVTLVNHLTLLSESQAHQNEDVTMNTAADFQVTPNQEFILGKTMSQGIIGPAVGRKFDSKEDFVKEFKSFLELFPILRTQFYKKGELIKQRMLPSSEVPLVVHYETEINQGQITALLSEPFDVMGGALVKVLLIQNVDNPSDQNSYIFLSIHHALTDTFTNTILLKNLKAYFNNQPLEVNHTLYYEFAVWQKAYLHSPEANEYRKYWLETLKDAVRKDQTGESSNGLRDCVQQTAWITGEAFKDFSKIVSKTGLTFSAFFTALHQLTLNKYTDKALQLILVQARELGTNDIESHKVLGVVNNFLPLPILKPSETTKGSYVKEVYSRYLEALTHQQIPYEVICEDAQRIYEVSVKSEVGGLLNFIISENEKQFDTTVTENKTTYSTNDFTQGIDLICNSYPNAVEVSMSCSLEKYNHLFSKNFDFKTYLFEISQELAPENLEKLK; encoded by the coding sequence ATGGTCAATTTATTAAATGAGATATATGAAAATAATATTACAATATCATTAGATGGTACGGATCTTAAACTTGGTTTTAAGAATGACGTTATAGATGAGGTGCTTATTAAAAAGATAAAAGAAAACAAACAGGAAATTGTCTCGTATCTTACCAAATATTCGTCAGTAAATAAACACAACAGTATTCCTAAAGCAGAGCAACAAAACAGTTACGAAGTATCGTCCAGTCAGCTTAGATTGTTATCTTCTGTACTTATAGATACGGATGAAAAAGGATTCAATTATGCGGTTCCAAATTCGGTTTACCTCAAACAGGACATTAACGTTGTAAATTTTAAACGCGCAGTTTACAGCACCATTGAGCGACACGAATCATTGCGTACCGTATTCAGAATTAATGAAGAAGGGCAAATCAGACAGCATATTTTAGAAAAGGAAGAGATCGATTTTTCAATTGAGTTTTTTGACTTTAGAAATTTAGATAAAGGAAAAGAAGATGTAAGGGCTTTTGTCAAAGAAGACGTTAATGAGCCATTTGATATGGAGAATGGTCCTTTGATCAGAGTATATTTGTTTCAACTGGCCGAAAGTGAATTTGTTTTTTACTGTAATATACATCACGTAATAAGCGATTCGTGGTCTCTGGAAGTATTATTTAAAGATATCTTTGCGTTCTATACCTCTTTTGAACTGGGACTTCCGCACGAACTTCCGGAACTGAATATTCAGTACAAAGACTATGCGGTTTGGCAAAATGAACAGCTTGCCAGTGGTTTCTTTAAAAATCAGGAAGCTTATTTTAAAGACACATTTTCAGGAGAATTGCCCATCATTAACTTTACAAATAATAAAAGCAGACCGGCCATTAAAGCAGTCAACGGTTTTGCACTTAAAAGTTACCTTTCGAAACAAACAACAGCAGAATTTAAAAAGCTGTGTTCAGATAAAAAAGGAAGTATATTTATGGGATTGCTTGCAGTATGGAATGTACTGGTTTATAAATATACCAATAGCAGGGATATTATTATTGGCACAGCAGTCGGCGGACGCGATCATGCCGATTTAAAAGGACAGATAGGATGTTACATCAACTCCTTACCACTGCGCAATCAGATCGATCCTGAACAGACATTCAGTGCATTTTTTGATACAGTAAAAGAAAATACATTATCGGCCCTAGATTGTCAGTTCTATCCTTTTGATCATCTATTGAAGCTTATCAATTACAACAAAAACATGTCAAGATCGCCTCTGTTTGATGTGATGATCTTGTTGCAGAACGCAATTGATAACAGCCCGCAGTTTAATGTAGATGATAGTCAGATTGACACCATAAAACAGCTGGGAGCAACTTCTGTACTGACCGATTTAGATATCAATTTTACGGAAGAAGGGGATTATTTATGTTGCCATCTGGTGTACGATACAGACGTTTTTGAAGCTGAGTTTGTAACAGGTTTAATGACACACTTTAAGCAATTACTGGAAAAAATTGTTTTGCAGCCTAATATTCCTGTTCAGGAAATTGATTATCTGTCTGCCGAAGAAAGAAAAGAGCTGGTATTGGATTTTAATGATATAACACTAGCTTATGCTAAAGAAGAAACCCTATTATCATTATTTGAAAAACAAGTAAAACGAACTCCCGATGGAGTGGCTCTTTTGACCAATGAAAATAAGTTTACCTATGCAGCCTTAGATAAAGCTTCCGATGATTTGGCACGTTACATTCACAAGCATTATCAAATAAAAAAAGGAAAACTTATAGGAATACAGTTAGATCGGAATGAATGGAACATCATTGCTATACTTGCGATCTTAAAACAGGGATGCGCTTATGTTCCGATCGCTCCTGAAATGCCCAACCAGGTAAAGGAGCACATCATTGCCGATACGCAGTTGGAATTACTGATCACGACAGCATCTTACAGGTTTGATCTGGAGTTTTACACCGGAGCCGCAATAGAAGTAGATTTAGGTTTTGATGTAAGTGACTGCGATTCGATAGCAATTGAGATAACTCCTTCTGATTTGGCCTATGTAATTTACACTTCCGGATCAACAGGACTTCCTAAAGGAGTCATGATAGAACACGGTCAGATCGTAAATACCATCCTCTCGCAAATTGATTATTTTAATCTGGATGAGCATAAAAGAGGATTGCAGTTTGCCCCTTTCTCTTTCGATGCATCGGTATGGGAAACATTTATGATTCTATTGTCAGGAGGAAGTCTTCACATGGCAAATGAAGAACAGCGAAAAGATGCCAACACGCTGGCCAGTTTCATAAAAGAAAATAAAATTAATATTGCGACATTACCACCTTCTTATATCGCATTGGTTGATATTGATGATCTAAAAACATTAGAAATACTCATTACGGCAGGAGAGGCTCCCGATTATGAAATCATAAAGCCATACTTTAAATACGGAACATATTACAATGCTTATGGTCCAACAGAAGCCAGTGTTTGCGGAACCGTTTTTAAAATGCCGGAAAGCAATACAGAGGCCTATCGCAATATTCCAATTGGAAAACCAATTTCGAATGCTAAAATACATATTCTGGATCACTACAACAATTTGGTTCCGGTAGGAGTAGTAGGAGAAATATGCATAGGAGGAACAGGAGTTGCCAGAGGATATTTAAACCGCGAAGAATTAACGAAAAGCAAGTTTATTAAAAACCCGTTTGCGGAGAAAGGGAATCTGTACAGAACAGGAGATTTAGGCAAGTGGACGAAAGAGGGGAATATTATTTATGAAGGGCGAAATGATGAGCAAGTAAAAATAAGAGGCTATCGCATCGAACTTTCGGCCATAGAACAGCAGCTGCTTACCAATGAACATATACTGGAAGCTGTTGTTGGCGCAGAAGAAGGGTATGGGGGCGCAAAGGAACTTGTTGCTTATATTGTGGCATCAGAAACCATTAATTCCGGAAACATAAGATCTTTCCTTTCCAAAATTCTTCCCGAATATATGCTGCCTCAAAAGTATGTACAGCTGGAACAAATGCCACTGACAATTAACGGAAAGATCGATAAAAAGGCCTTGCCGGCAATGCATACAAATGTAATGTTCGATGATAATCATACGTTTGTGGCCGCCACAACTTTTGAAGAAAAACTATTGGTAAGTATTTGGGAAGAAGTGCTAAAGAAAGAAGGTATCGGAATTAAGGATAATTTCTTTACCGTTGGGGGAGATTCAATTAAATCAATTCAGATTGTCTCAAAACTCAAACAGCACGGATTTGCACTTAAAGCGGGAGATATCATCGCCAATCCTAAATTAGAAGATCTTGTACCTCTGTTACAAAAAAATGATCAGATTCTCGATCAGTCAGAAGTGACGGGAGAAGTAGTTTTAGCCCCTATTCAGGAATTCTTTTTCAGTAAAGTGAGAAGTAAAATCTTTAATGCGCCGGAGTACTATAATCACACCGTTTTACTTCAGACAGAAGATCAGGTAGATCCTCAGGTTTTAAAAGCATGTATCGATCAGCTGGTACAACACCATGATGTACTGAGAATGAAATTTCCGGTAGAAAATAATATCAGAAAACAATACAATAAAAGCAGTAAGGAAGAAAGTTATACGATACATTTTTATGATCTAAGGGAAGATGATGATTATTTAACAACCATTAGAAATACCGGAATAGCACTTCAGTCTTCTTTTGATCTGGCTACAGGGCCTTTAGTAAGAATAGGTCATTTTAGATTAAAAGACGGTGATCGTATCGCTTTTATTATTCATCACTTAGTAGTAGATGGAGTTTCCTGGAGGATTTTATTACAGGATTTTGCCGATTTGTATGCGAATATTAAAGAAGGAAACCAATATAAGCTTCCTTACAAAACCAGTTCGTATCAAACGTGGGCAAAAGAGTTGAAAGCACATGCTCAAGAGCTAAAAACAACCGAAGAACTTTCTTATTGGCAGGAAATATGTATGCAGCGTGGTACACCTTTATATACATTGAGCGAAAATGAAGCCTATAAGTTAAATTGCGATACCACTACAGCTATGGTTCTGGATAAGGAAGCGACAACGCTTTTACAAACCTCAGCCCATGCCTTGCTGAACACACAAATCGATGATATAATCTTAACCTGTCTTGGACTGGCGATTAAAGATACCTTGCATAAAGACAGCGTGACCATACAGATGGAAGGTCATGGAAGAGAAGAAATCATCGATACTGTAGACATAAGCCGAACCGTTGGATACTTCACATCGTTTTATCCATTTGTATTAAATGTATCAAAAAATGATGCATTGGAAAATTTAGTTAAAGTAAAAGAAGACTTGTTGAAAATTCCGAACAAAGGTATAGGATACAGTGTTTTACATTTTCTAAATGACGACGTTGACCTTAGTACTACCTTTGATCTTGAGTACAATTATCTGGGTGATTTTGGATATGATGTTTCATCTGAAAATGATTCTGTATTCAGATACGGACGCGAAAGCATGGGAGGAAATTCAAGTGCAGCTAATTATAATAATCTTGGGTTTAGCGTTGTAGGGATGATTTCATTGGGAGAACTCAAAATGAACATTGGATATTCTTCTTTGTTATTTGAAAAAGAAACAATGGATGAGTTATCAGGCGCATTTAAAAACCATTTGGTCACACTTGTAAATCATTTAACGCTGCTAAGCGAAAGTCAGGCGCATCAAAATGAGGATGTCACAATGAATACGGCGGCGGATTTTCAGGTAACACCAAATCAGGAATTTATACTGGGAAAGACAATGTCTCAGGGAATAATCGGTCCTGCAGTCGGGCGCAAATTTGACTCAAAAGAGGATTTCGTAAAAGAGTTTAAATCGTTCTTGGAGTTGTTTCCAATTTTGAGAACTCAATTTTACAAAAAAGGCGAACTGATAAAACAGCGTATGTTACCTTCTTCAGAAGTTCCGCTTGTAGTTCACTATGAAACAGAAATAAATCAGGGTCAGATTACCGCTTTATTGTCGGAACCTTTTGATGTGATGGGAGGGGCATTAGTGAAAGTACTTCTGATACAGAATGTGGATAACCCGTCAGATCAGAATTCTTATATCTTTTTAAGTATACATCATGCACTTACAGACACTTTTACCAATACGATTTTGCTAAAAAACCTGAAGGCGTATTTCAATAATCAGCCTTTAGAAGTAAATCATACTTTATATTACGAATTTGCAGTTTGGCAAAAAGCATATTTGCACTCACCGGAAGCAAATGAATATAGGAAATACTGGCTGGAAACGTTAAAGGATGCCGTAAGAAAAGATCAGACAGGGGAAAGCTCGAACGGATTGAGAGACTGTGTACAACAAACAGCCTGGATAACAGGAGAAGCCTTTAAAGATTTTTCAAAAATAGTAAGCAAGACCGGCTTAACTTTCTCTGCTTTCTTTACAGCATTGCATCAACTAACTCTGAACAAGTATACAGA